In a single window of the Natronosalvus caseinilyticus genome:
- a CDS encoding LEA type 2 family protein, with protein sequence MVLQTLRSLFLGSAVRIVGTLVLAVAVTIGGAFGAGVLGVPALESMDNEFGDVDDERTEILTDLTIHNPNPIGLGSADVDAQYDVRMNGVEMANGSGEDITVEPGTSTESLRTEMRNERIPDWWVTHIENGEQTHVEIDATISSGLVGRSTEVTNEQTVETDLLSAFNSEETRPINANRALVEDPILYVNATRGQWAGVDQQHTELRLEFDVYNPKSYAIPMSQLGYEITMNDVTVGLGESDREYVLQPGEETTIVTTTRIENENLDDWWVTHIENEQVSDLRIEFDATFELASGTTITIPLESMTYEETMETDIWGNDEASDGSDDGSEPDSSADAENETDSSAGEDDEAESGDGGGDESDDGTEDGADDETGDGTDDETGETGNETDDQDGTDSDDGDDDGLLGI encoded by the coding sequence ATGGTACTTCAGACACTCCGATCACTCTTTCTCGGGAGCGCGGTCCGAATCGTGGGAACCCTCGTGCTCGCCGTCGCCGTCACTATCGGCGGCGCGTTCGGTGCGGGAGTACTCGGCGTCCCCGCGCTCGAGTCGATGGACAACGAGTTCGGCGACGTCGACGACGAACGAACCGAAATTCTAACCGACCTGACGATTCACAATCCGAACCCGATCGGCCTGGGTTCCGCCGACGTCGACGCACAGTACGACGTCAGGATGAACGGCGTCGAAATGGCCAACGGGAGCGGCGAGGACATCACCGTCGAGCCGGGCACGTCGACGGAATCGCTCCGGACCGAGATGCGAAACGAACGTATTCCCGACTGGTGGGTCACCCACATCGAAAACGGCGAGCAGACCCACGTCGAGATCGACGCGACCATCTCGAGCGGCCTCGTCGGCCGGTCGACCGAGGTAACGAACGAGCAGACCGTCGAGACGGACCTCCTCTCGGCCTTTAACTCCGAGGAGACTCGACCGATCAACGCCAACCGGGCGCTCGTCGAGGATCCAATCCTCTACGTCAACGCCACGCGAGGCCAGTGGGCTGGCGTCGACCAGCAACACACGGAACTTCGGCTCGAGTTCGACGTCTACAACCCAAAGAGCTACGCAATACCGATGAGCCAGCTCGGCTACGAGATCACGATGAACGACGTGACCGTCGGCCTCGGCGAGAGCGACCGCGAGTACGTCCTCCAGCCCGGCGAGGAGACGACCATCGTGACGACGACGCGCATCGAGAACGAAAACCTCGACGACTGGTGGGTCACCCACATCGAAAACGAGCAGGTCTCGGATCTCCGAATCGAGTTCGATGCCACCTTCGAACTGGCCTCCGGCACGACGATCACGATTCCCCTCGAGTCGATGACCTACGAGGAGACGATGGAGACTGACATCTGGGGGAACGACGAGGCCAGTGACGGAAGCGACGACGGCAGTGAGCCGGACTCGAGTGCGGATGCGGAAAACGAAACGGACTCGAGTGCAGGCGAGGACGACGAGGCGGAGTCGGGTGACGGTGGGGGCGACGAGTCAGACGACGGAACCGAGGACGGGGCAGACGACGAGACCGGGGACGGGACAGACGACGAGACCGGGGAGACCGGCAACGAAACAGACGACCAAGACGGGACCGACAGTGACGACGGGGACGACGACGGCCTCCTCGGTATCTAA
- a CDS encoding DUF7528 family protein codes for MTDRHEYVHTAGTRREDGTYVVSRRGADSAGNQQVFDSFEALESLYADLPNQFDADAVGCQGAKITGSRRHMLVRHFVEHPAFDCRLVSRRPLEVVKR; via the coding sequence TTGACCGATCGCCACGAGTACGTCCACACCGCCGGCACCCGGCGCGAGGACGGCACCTACGTGGTCTCCCGGCGCGGTGCCGACTCGGCGGGGAACCAGCAGGTGTTCGACTCGTTCGAGGCGCTCGAGTCACTGTACGCCGACCTTCCGAACCAGTTCGACGCCGACGCGGTCGGTTGCCAGGGGGCGAAAATCACGGGCTCGAGGCGTCACATGCTGGTCCGCCACTTCGTCGAGCATCCGGCGTTCGACTGCCGACTCGTGAGTCGACGGCCGCTCGAGGTGGTCAAACGGTGA
- a CDS encoding phosphate uptake regulator PhoU, with product METRKVQRLGPSTLAMTLPAEWASEHGVEKGDEVSLRMGGKGTLTVMPESANFGETEATIRTDNLDADAVERAIVAQYVLGRRVIRIECTDGALESAHINAVYRAETQLMGLGVIEETPESISIRCSVDPEDFTLDNLLERLERTGRTMRGEAIKALAHGNPDLAQRALNRERQANKIFVLLLRLIFTAYQNPTLARAVGLESGFPLIGYRSIAKNLELTADNAEDIADIVMEAEGHTLNVEKSVMREIRELTEAVDEITALAVESAVERNYDKTIEARKLFHDISDREREILADLPEMQNEDLLQVREVLVSLQQTAQYAIRNVEIAANLALNEESEHTTIK from the coding sequence ATGGAGACGCGGAAAGTTCAGCGGCTCGGGCCGTCCACCCTGGCGATGACCCTCCCGGCGGAGTGGGCCAGCGAGCACGGCGTCGAGAAAGGCGACGAGGTCTCGCTGCGGATGGGCGGCAAGGGAACGCTGACGGTGATGCCCGAATCGGCGAACTTCGGGGAGACCGAGGCCACCATCCGAACCGACAACCTGGACGCCGACGCGGTCGAGCGTGCCATCGTCGCCCAGTACGTCCTCGGCCGGCGCGTCATTCGCATCGAGTGTACCGACGGCGCCCTCGAGTCCGCCCACATCAACGCGGTCTACCGGGCGGAGACGCAGCTCATGGGCCTGGGCGTCATCGAGGAAACGCCCGAGAGCATCTCGATCCGGTGTTCGGTCGACCCCGAAGACTTCACCCTCGACAACCTCTTAGAGCGCCTCGAGCGAACCGGCCGGACGATGCGCGGGGAGGCGATCAAGGCGCTCGCTCACGGCAATCCCGACCTCGCCCAGCGGGCGCTCAACCGGGAGCGCCAGGCAAACAAGATCTTCGTCCTCCTCCTGCGGTTGATCTTCACGGCGTACCAGAATCCCACGCTCGCCCGTGCGGTCGGTCTCGAGTCGGGCTTCCCCCTGATCGGCTACCGGTCGATCGCGAAGAACCTCGAGTTGACGGCGGACAACGCCGAGGACATCGCCGACATCGTGATGGAAGCGGAGGGCCACACCCTCAACGTCGAGAAGTCGGTGATGCGCGAAATTCGGGAACTCACGGAGGCCGTCGACGAGATCACGGCCCTCGCCGTCGAGTCGGCCGTCGAGCGCAACTACGACAAGACGATCGAGGCCCGCAAACTGTTCCACGACATTTCCGACCGCGAACGAGAGATCCTCGCGGACTTGCCCGAGATGCAAAACGAGGACCTCCTGCAGGTCAGGGAGGTGCTGGTCAGCCTCCAGCAGACGGCCCAGTACGCGATTCGAAACGTCGAGATTGCGGCAAACCTGGCGCTGAACGAGGAGTCCGAGCACACGACGATTAAATAA
- a CDS encoding ATP-NAD kinase family protein, giving the protein MDTLGVVVNPIAGMGGRVGLKGTDGKVAEARRRGAEPRAPERAVEALEALARRRPELTVYTAAGPMGEDAARAAGYDPEVVYGPSRVAGGGSESDEADGGNEDSETNDHGDSSETSADDTKAAVRAFLERGVDLVLFVGGDGTAVDVAEVLSEDGERETPMLGVPAGVKIYSSVFGVTPADAGRIAAEFDRVEDREVNDIDEDAYREGEVRAELRAVVPVPVASGVQSSKQLSSGSVDALAEGFADEIDPETTYVFGPGSTVGAIESALGIDPSPLGVDVWRGGEVLARDASESEILAVLEEPAVIVVSPIGGQGFVFGRGNHQLSPAVIERADVEVVASDDKLDGVGQLRVDTDDEAVDESLRGWMHVRTGRFTTRLLKVV; this is encoded by the coding sequence ATGGACACGCTCGGGGTCGTCGTCAATCCGATCGCCGGCATGGGCGGCCGCGTCGGACTCAAGGGAACCGACGGGAAGGTCGCGGAAGCGCGTCGTCGCGGGGCCGAACCGCGCGCGCCAGAGCGAGCGGTCGAAGCCCTCGAGGCGCTTGCACGGCGCCGACCCGAGCTGACCGTCTACACCGCCGCGGGCCCCATGGGCGAGGACGCGGCTCGAGCGGCGGGGTACGACCCGGAGGTGGTCTACGGCCCGTCGCGCGTCGCCGGTGGAGGCAGTGAGAGCGATGAAGCCGATGGGGGCAATGAGGACAGCGAGACGAACGACCACGGCGATTCGTCCGAGACATCGGCCGACGACACGAAAGCTGCCGTCCGCGCGTTCCTCGAGCGCGGCGTCGACCTCGTGCTGTTCGTCGGCGGGGACGGGACGGCCGTCGACGTGGCCGAGGTGCTCTCCGAGGACGGTGAGAGGGAGACGCCCATGCTCGGCGTCCCTGCAGGCGTGAAGATTTACTCCTCCGTCTTCGGCGTCACGCCGGCCGACGCGGGACGAATCGCCGCCGAGTTCGACCGCGTCGAGGACCGCGAGGTCAACGACATCGACGAGGATGCCTACCGCGAAGGCGAGGTCCGGGCCGAACTCCGGGCAGTCGTCCCCGTCCCCGTTGCGAGCGGCGTCCAGTCGAGCAAACAGCTCTCGAGCGGGAGCGTCGACGCGCTCGCAGAGGGGTTCGCCGACGAAATCGACCCGGAAACGACCTACGTCTTCGGGCCCGGAAGCACCGTCGGCGCGATCGAGTCCGCCCTCGGAATCGACCCCTCGCCGCTGGGCGTCGACGTCTGGCGCGGCGGCGAGGTGCTGGCCCGCGACGCGAGCGAGTCCGAGATTCTCGCCGTGCTCGAGGAACCCGCGGTGATCGTCGTCTCGCCCATCGGCGGCCAGGGGTTCGTCTTCGGGCGGGGCAACCACCAGCTCTCCCCCGCGGTGATCGAACGAGCGGACGTCGAGGTGGTCGCCAGCGACGACAAACTCGATGGCGTCGGCCAGCTACGGGTCGATACGGACGACGAGGCGGTCGACGAGTCCCTCCGCGGGTGGATGCACGTTCGCACCGGTCGGTTCACGACGCGGTTGTTGAAGGTGGTCTGA
- a CDS encoding competence/damage-inducible protein A has product MNVAVVTVGDELLAGRTENTNATWLCAQFDERGIDVERVTTLPDRVGDIARVVNEYRAEYDAVVVTGGLGPTHDDRTMEGVAAAFGRSLERNDEALAWLESEGGYAREDLTAGTADLPRGARPLHNVEGVAPGCVIESVYVLPGVPAEMEAMFATVLDEFDGEPRHREVVVADEPESALVGRLEGVQEEFDVVVGSYPGESVRITVQSPDPADVEAATAWLRERVEEVEEVEE; this is encoded by the coding sequence ATGAACGTCGCGGTCGTCACGGTCGGAGACGAACTGCTCGCCGGACGGACGGAGAACACGAACGCCACCTGGCTCTGTGCTCAATTCGACGAACGGGGGATCGACGTCGAGCGCGTGACGACGCTTCCGGATCGCGTCGGTGACATCGCCCGCGTCGTCAACGAGTATCGGGCCGAGTACGACGCGGTCGTCGTCACCGGCGGCCTCGGACCCACCCACGACGACCGCACGATGGAAGGCGTCGCCGCCGCCTTCGGCCGGTCGCTCGAGCGCAACGACGAGGCGCTCGCGTGGCTGGAGTCCGAGGGCGGGTACGCACGCGAGGACCTGACCGCGGGGACGGCCGACCTGCCGCGGGGTGCTCGTCCCCTCCACAACGTCGAGGGGGTCGCACCAGGGTGCGTCATCGAATCGGTGTACGTCCTCCCGGGCGTGCCCGCGGAGATGGAGGCGATGTTCGCGACCGTCCTCGACGAATTCGACGGAGAGCCCCGCCACCGCGAGGTCGTCGTCGCCGACGAACCGGAGAGTGCGCTCGTCGGCCGACTCGAGGGCGTCCAGGAGGAGTTCGACGTGGTCGTCGGCAGTTACCCGGGCGAGTCCGTTCGGATCACCGTCCAGAGCCCCGACCCGGCAGACGTCGAGGCGGCGACGGCGTGGCTCCGCGAGCGCGTCGAGGAGGTCGAGGAAGTCGAGGAGTGA
- a CDS encoding helix-turn-helix domain-containing protein, producing MTRGGWTEQRNSESDALLSALGSKYSAEILCAAGTPKSAQALSEDIEVPIATCYRRIEELVDAGLLECEGRQLSNEGRRTNIYRRTLDEIEVDFSSERPQFSQKRRTEAKNRLQDQLR from the coding sequence ATGACACGTGGTGGCTGGACGGAACAACGGAATAGCGAATCAGATGCGCTTCTGTCGGCTCTCGGCAGCAAGTACAGTGCGGAAATTCTCTGTGCAGCAGGCACCCCCAAATCCGCACAGGCGCTGAGCGAGGACATCGAGGTCCCGATCGCGACCTGCTATCGCCGGATCGAGGAACTCGTCGACGCCGGCTTGCTCGAGTGCGAGGGGCGACAGCTCTCGAACGAGGGGCGCCGGACGAACATCTACCGGCGAACGCTCGACGAGATCGAGGTCGACTTCTCCTCCGAGCGCCCACAGTTCTCTCAGAAGCGCCGAACGGAAGCGAAGAATCGGCTCCAGGATCAGCTGCGGTGA
- the fer gene encoding ferredoxin Fer, whose translation MESPFDVLRIEPGADDAAIERAFRQRVKEAHPDHGGSTVEFRKVHAAREQLLVGDTGPLERSDFAVDSGPGTNGAAESDDTSNTAEVTYLNYDALTDHGWALEDDALLEKAAEADLASSDYGRVQVDPGETLLEATEDEGFDWPYACRGGACANCAVAMLEGDLSTPVDHILPEEMVDRGIRLSCVGRPLTDDAAVVFNVKHLPELDELRLPPRPFE comes from the coding sequence GTGGAGTCCCCGTTCGACGTTCTGCGGATCGAACCCGGCGCGGACGACGCGGCAATCGAACGCGCGTTTCGCCAGCGGGTGAAGGAAGCCCACCCGGACCACGGCGGGTCGACCGTCGAGTTCAGGAAAGTCCACGCCGCACGCGAGCAACTGCTCGTGGGCGATACCGGGCCGCTCGAGCGAAGCGATTTCGCCGTGGACTCCGGACCCGGGACGAACGGCGCGGCAGAATCCGACGACACCTCGAACACCGCCGAGGTCACCTACCTCAACTACGACGCCCTCACCGACCACGGCTGGGCCCTCGAGGACGACGCTCTCCTGGAGAAGGCGGCCGAAGCCGACCTCGCCTCGAGCGACTACGGACGCGTCCAGGTCGACCCCGGCGAGACGCTGCTCGAGGCCACCGAGGACGAGGGGTTCGACTGGCCCTACGCCTGTCGAGGTGGCGCCTGTGCGAACTGCGCCGTGGCGATGCTCGAGGGCGACCTGTCGACGCCGGTCGATCACATCCTGCCCGAGGAGATGGTCGACCGCGGCATCCGCCTCTCCTGTGTCGGCCGGCCGCTCACCGACGACGCGGCCGTCGTCTTCAACGTCAAGCACCTCCCCGAACTCGACGAACTCAGGTTGCCGCCGCGTCCCTTCGAGTGA
- a CDS encoding MutS-related protein, whose product MRLEAYWGVGPKTREALTDTLGTERAIRAIEGGDVRALTDAGLSRGRATRILRRATGGEGMDTLATSDARAAYKELLDLAVDHAVTDRAADRIRVLTPLTSVEAMEARLDDVLAARDAWKSLADDDRETVLAAYEQYDDRDGSERAAVEAALALCESGVETGPFETIADLETDALEAAAAALGALKDGRVQEGADEELDRLRSALGAVEDMDANALQVIEDLRSDGVGDVTAFRDAFEDRLLEETQVTIDQVREAMPTEATDATDFVGGTLRSLRSDLTSAVDEREATVRSDLETTLEDAREAIDRAVAAVDDIAFHLSLARFALAYDCTRPTFRTGDEAAVSVVRATNVALAARGESVQPVTYALGEHGVTGEALDTEGVEALEAGGGTDAATRIELEPRSNPVTEEELPGDERVAVLTGANSGGKTTLLETLCQVVLLATMGLPVPADRAEVTPVDALVFHRRHASFNAGVLESTLRSIVPPLSSGGRTLMLVDEFEAITEPGSAADLLHGLVRLTVERDALGVFVTHLADDLEPLPPEARVDGIFAEGLNPDLELLVDYQPRFGTVGRSTPEFIVSRLVANAEDRSERAGFETLGEAVGNDVIQRTLADARWSG is encoded by the coding sequence ATGCGACTCGAGGCGTACTGGGGCGTCGGGCCGAAGACCCGCGAAGCCCTCACCGACACGCTGGGGACCGAGCGGGCGATCAGGGCGATCGAGGGCGGCGACGTACGGGCGTTGACCGACGCCGGTCTCTCGAGGGGGCGAGCGACCCGAATCCTCCGGCGAGCGACCGGCGGGGAGGGCATGGACACCCTCGCGACGAGCGACGCCCGGGCGGCGTACAAGGAACTCCTCGACCTGGCGGTCGACCACGCCGTGACCGACCGGGCGGCCGACCGCATCCGCGTGCTCACGCCCCTGACGAGCGTCGAGGCGATGGAGGCCCGGCTCGACGACGTGCTCGCGGCCCGGGACGCCTGGAAATCGCTCGCGGACGACGACCGCGAGACCGTCCTCGCGGCCTACGAGCAATACGACGACCGCGACGGGAGCGAACGCGCCGCCGTCGAGGCCGCGCTCGCGCTGTGCGAATCGGGAGTCGAGACGGGTCCCTTCGAGACCATCGCCGACCTCGAGACGGACGCGCTCGAGGCGGCCGCCGCGGCGCTGGGCGCGCTCAAAGACGGCCGCGTTCAGGAGGGGGCGGACGAGGAACTCGACCGGCTTCGCTCGGCGCTCGGCGCCGTCGAGGACATGGACGCCAACGCCCTCCAGGTGATCGAGGACCTGCGATCGGACGGTGTCGGCGACGTGACGGCCTTCCGGGACGCCTTCGAGGATCGATTACTCGAGGAGACCCAGGTCACGATCGACCAGGTCCGCGAGGCCATGCCGACCGAGGCGACGGATGCGACGGACTTCGTCGGCGGCACCCTCCGGAGCCTGCGATCGGATCTCACGAGCGCCGTCGACGAGCGCGAGGCGACCGTTCGAAGCGACCTCGAGACCACACTCGAGGACGCCCGCGAGGCGATCGACCGGGCGGTCGCGGCCGTCGACGACATCGCCTTCCACCTCTCGCTGGCCCGGTTCGCGCTGGCGTACGACTGCACCCGGCCGACGTTCCGGACGGGCGACGAGGCCGCGGTTTCCGTCGTTCGGGCGACGAACGTCGCGCTGGCCGCTCGAGGCGAGTCGGTCCAGCCGGTGACCTACGCGCTGGGCGAGCACGGCGTGACGGGCGAGGCGCTCGATACGGAGGGAGTCGAAGCCCTCGAGGCTGGGGGCGGTACTGACGCCGCGACCCGGATCGAACTCGAGCCCAGGAGCAACCCCGTCACAGAGGAGGAACTGCCGGGCGACGAACGCGTCGCCGTCCTCACCGGCGCCAACAGCGGCGGGAAGACGACGCTGCTCGAGACGCTGTGCCAGGTCGTCCTGCTGGCGACGATGGGGCTGCCCGTACCGGCCGACCGCGCCGAGGTGACGCCCGTCGACGCGCTCGTCTTCCACCGCCGGCACGCCAGTTTCAACGCCGGCGTCCTCGAGTCGACGCTGCGATCGATCGTCCCGCCGCTCTCGAGCGGCGGCCGAACCCTCATGCTCGTCGACGAGTTCGAGGCGATCACCGAACCTGGGAGCGCCGCCGACTTGCTCCACGGGCTCGTCCGGCTGACCGTCGAGCGCGACGCCCTGGGCGTCTTCGTCACCCACCTCGCGGACGACCTCGAGCCCCTGCCGCCCGAAGCCAGGGTGGACGGCATCTTCGCCGAGGGGCTGAACCCCGACCTCGAGTTGCTGGTCGACTACCAGCCCCGGTTCGGGACGGTTGGCCGGTCGACGCCGGAATTTATCGTCTCGCGGCTGGTGGCCAACGCCGAGGATCGGAGCGAACGGGCCGGGTTCGAGACGCTGGGCGAGGCGGTCGGCAACGACGTGATCCAGCGGACGCTCGCGGATGCGCGCTGGAGCGGATAG
- a CDS encoding bifunctional metallophosphatase/5'-nucleotidase — MAPRLLHYSDLENAYDDPARLGRLAHLIRECRDDETLLCDTGDTTAPGLLSMETRGRHVERFYEAVEPDLATFGNHDFDNGRDALESVVANSPQTWLTANLLESATGERFAGERGVERTAIRSVGSTRIGFVGVTDPETVRPHPCAQSLTAEDPIPAVERAVDALADRGAETVVVLSHAGHADDDIARLEGVDLVLGGHVHDVRAERVDGTLVVRPGQRGSLLAEVRLTPDGPMADLHDVPAAPVATDVADAYRDLRADLGLEQPIAEAQTPIPRTVDQCYPESAVGNTVGDAIRWAADADLAVYNAMSLRAGPPLSGAVTVGDLRSAVPFDNEIRTARLDGEEVTTLLESLATPGPDLEVFGHLSGGRVRWRRTERDLELESATLDGRSVDPGASYTVAAPAFAFEHRLFDPLEPDRVVDVHGRCHPALVEYVARNGLSTVEERMTATVDEAPEAVRSLRD; from the coding sequence ATGGCTCCCCGACTGCTCCACTACTCCGACCTCGAGAACGCCTACGACGACCCCGCCCGCCTCGGCCGACTCGCGCACCTGATCCGCGAGTGCCGGGACGACGAGACCCTGCTCTGTGACACCGGCGACACCACCGCGCCGGGGCTGCTCTCGATGGAGACTCGCGGTCGCCACGTCGAACGATTCTACGAGGCCGTTGAACCCGACCTAGCGACCTTCGGCAACCACGACTTCGACAACGGCCGGGACGCCCTCGAGTCCGTCGTCGCGAACTCCCCACAGACCTGGCTCACGGCGAACCTCCTCGAGTCGGCGACCGGCGAGCGGTTCGCCGGCGAGCGGGGCGTCGAACGGACCGCTATTCGATCCGTCGGCAGCACCCGAATCGGCTTCGTCGGCGTCACCGACCCCGAGACCGTTCGGCCGCATCCGTGCGCCCAGTCGCTGACGGCCGAGGACCCGATTCCGGCGGTCGAACGGGCGGTCGACGCGCTGGCAGACCGGGGTGCGGAGACCGTCGTCGTCCTCTCACACGCCGGCCACGCCGACGACGATATCGCTCGACTCGAGGGCGTCGACCTCGTGCTCGGCGGGCACGTCCACGACGTCCGGGCCGAGCGCGTCGACGGCACCCTCGTGGTCCGTCCCGGCCAGCGCGGGAGTCTGCTGGCCGAGGTTCGGCTGACTCCCGACGGCCCGATGGCCGACCTCCACGACGTGCCCGCCGCCCCGGTCGCGACCGACGTGGCCGACGCCTACCGCGACCTGCGGGCCGACCTCGGCCTCGAGCAACCGATCGCCGAAGCGCAGACGCCGATCCCTCGGACCGTCGATCAGTGTTATCCCGAGAGCGCAGTCGGCAACACTGTCGGCGACGCCATCCGCTGGGCCGCCGACGCCGACCTCGCGGTGTACAACGCGATGTCCCTGCGGGCCGGGCCACCGCTCTCCGGCGCCGTCACGGTCGGCGACCTCCGGTCGGCCGTCCCCTTCGACAACGAGATCCGAACCGCCCGACTGGACGGCGAGGAGGTCACCACCCTGCTCGAGAGCTTGGCGACGCCCGGCCCGGACCTCGAGGTGTTCGGCCACCTCAGCGGCGGACGCGTTCGCTGGCGTCGAACCGAACGCGACCTCGAACTCGAGTCAGCGACGCTGGACGGGAGGTCGGTGGACCCGGGGGCGTCCTACACCGTGGCCGCGCCGGCGTTCGCGTTCGAGCACCGGCTGTTCGACCCGCTCGAGCCCGACCGCGTCGTCGACGTCCACGGCCGATGTCACCCCGCGCTGGTCGAGTACGTCGCCCGGAACGGGCTCTCGACGGTCGAGGAGCGGATGACGGCGACCGTGGACGAGGCGCCAGAGGCGGTTCGGTCGCTCAGGGACTGA
- a CDS encoding response regulator encodes MGSRPSPPTEAQLLLVEDNPGDVRLIEEAFRDGHIANNLHTVTDGQAALDFIHRRDEYEDAPRPDLILLDLHLPRVDGEDVLHEIKYHEELEDVPVIILSGMNEDLIKSRDLDHDADEDAVLEKPVDPGEFVDVIREFDDFRLSVVRTDEN; translated from the coding sequence ATGGGTAGCCGCCCCTCGCCCCCCACCGAAGCGCAACTATTACTGGTCGAAGACAACCCCGGAGACGTACGTCTCATCGAGGAAGCCTTCCGCGACGGCCACATCGCCAACAACCTCCACACCGTCACCGACGGCCAGGCAGCGCTGGACTTCATCCACCGCCGCGACGAGTACGAGGATGCACCCCGTCCGGACCTCATCTTGCTGGACCTCCATTTACCGCGAGTGGACGGCGAAGACGTGCTTCACGAGATCAAATACCACGAGGAACTGGAAGACGTCCCAGTCATTATTCTATCGGGAATGAACGAGGATCTCATCAAGTCACGCGACCTCGACCACGATGCGGACGAGGATGCGGTCCTCGAGAAGCCGGTCGACCCGGGCGAGTTCGTCGACGTAATTCGCGAGTTCGACGACTTTCGGCTGTCCGTCGTTCGAACCGACGAGAACTGA
- a CDS encoding transcriptional regulator has product MHQEHLERPILRALEEGPSMHVIDLADRLEAHPVTVDLACSHLYEEGCLAPSTQGVYAVTERGRRRLEVGDDG; this is encoded by the coding sequence ATGCACCAGGAACACCTCGAGCGACCGATCCTGCGTGCCCTCGAGGAGGGGCCGTCGATGCACGTGATCGACCTCGCCGACCGTCTCGAGGCGCATCCGGTGACGGTGGACCTGGCGTGTAGTCACCTCTACGAGGAGGGCTGTCTGGCTCCGTCCACCCAGGGCGTGTACGCGGTTACCGAACGTGGACGGCGGCGACTCGAGGTGGGGGACGATGGATGA
- a CDS encoding transcription initiation factor IIB yields the protein MNETLATQTDEEATDRTEQRNRTEQSDQTTSDARVRTCPECDGRIAHDAEHGERACVACGLVLDDDEIDRGPEWRSFSDAESNARSRVGAPTSDLMHDKGLSTVIDWRNEDAYGNRLSSQKRAQFQRLRTWDERFRTKSAQERNLKQAFGELERMASALGLPDPCRETAGVLYRRAVEEELLPGRSIEAMTTACLYAAARQHDTPRTLVEFETVSRVEKLPIQRAYRYVSQELGLAMEPADPVHYLRQYASDLEVSNDAERLAREMLETAKDRGVHSGKSPAGLAAAAVYSASRLANETVTQATVSDAANVSEVTIRNRYQELLEVYGKHGDE from the coding sequence ATGAACGAGACACTCGCCACCCAGACCGACGAGGAAGCGACCGACCGGACCGAGCAGCGCAACCGAACTGAGCAGAGTGACCAGACGACCAGCGACGCTCGGGTTCGGACGTGTCCGGAGTGTGACGGGCGAATCGCGCACGACGCGGAGCACGGCGAGCGTGCGTGTGTCGCGTGCGGACTCGTCCTCGACGACGACGAGATCGATCGCGGCCCCGAGTGGCGGTCGTTCTCCGACGCGGAGTCGAACGCGCGAAGCCGCGTCGGCGCGCCGACCAGCGATCTGATGCACGACAAGGGGCTCAGCACCGTCATCGACTGGCGCAACGAGGATGCCTACGGCAATCGTCTCTCGTCTCAGAAACGGGCACAGTTCCAGCGGCTGCGAACCTGGGACGAACGCTTCCGGACGAAGAGCGCTCAGGAGCGAAACCTCAAACAGGCGTTCGGGGAACTCGAGCGCATGGCGTCGGCGCTCGGGTTGCCGGACCCGTGCCGCGAGACGGCTGGCGTCCTCTATCGGCGAGCCGTCGAGGAGGAACTGCTCCCCGGGCGATCGATCGAGGCGATGACGACCGCCTGCCTGTACGCTGCCGCCCGCCAGCACGACACTCCGCGCACACTGGTCGAGTTCGAGACGGTCAGCCGGGTCGAGAAACTGCCGATCCAGCGGGCCTATCGGTACGTCTCCCAGGAACTCGGGCTCGCGATGGAGCCGGCCGATCCGGTTCACTACCTCCGCCAGTACGCCTCGGACCTCGAGGTCAGCAACGACGCCGAGCGCCTCGCCCGCGAGATGCTCGAGACGGCGAAGGACCGCGGCGTCCATAGCGGGAAGAGCCCGGCGGGGCTCGCGGCCGCGGCCGTCTACTCCGCGTCGCGCCTGGCGAACGAGACGGTCACCCAGGCGACCGTCAGCGACGCCGCGAACGTGAGCGAGGTCACGATCCGGAACCGCTACCAGGAACTGCTCGAGGTGTACGGCAAGCACGGTGACGAGTAG